Part of the Betta splendens chromosome 17, fBetSpl5.4, whole genome shotgun sequence genome, ATtcttaaaatgtataaaaaaagcaaaggcCCCAGATTAAATATTCTCTCTCCCACTCATCCTAATTTCCATGTGGTGTAAATACCATTTTCTGCAGCGTGGCCTAGTTTCTTGCATGACAAATGGGTTCATGGCGATTTAATGAAAAGGATGCACGAATTCCCACTAACCCATGGCCACTGCGCTTGAGCTGAGGCAAGTGCAAAACTGCTTTTCTCCAAAAGGATTCGACGGATTGACACGCGTGGAACGCTGTTATCGGCTAAAGACAGTCACTTGTGGAACCATGACAATCATGAGAATCATGAGAATGAACatattgcgtgtgtgtgaggcctgaaTCAATTCatcagaatgatgatgatgatgatgatgatgatgatgattatgattatgattatgattattattattattattattattattattattattattattaggttgCTTTAACAGCTATGGGTAAACATCAGGGTAAACATGAATAAATAGGGGACCACCCATCTTCGGTGATCACAACATCACTTCCTGCATATCAGACACTAGGCAGCAGATTTAACTGTTACATTCATGTTTCTATACACTATACACTTGAACGAACCAGATGAGGAAAAACACTTCATTAGTCCCACTGTGGACATGCCTAAGAGATAAACATGTTCCCCTGTAGAGGATTAAAGGGATGCTTCTGCCAATCATGGAGGAACCCTTGGGCTTTGGGCGCCTATCACCAAGGCAACTAGATTCACCCAAGCACCAATGAAGAGctccaaaataaacacaagacaGGGGAGAGACATCCACTGTACAGACCTCACAGTCACAACCTGATTTGTACAATGCATGCACTCCTGATTGTGTGACCGTGTTCAGATGAATGGGCACCACACACGATCAATTACTCCACAGCATCAATGAAACGGCGTGCGAAGCAGATTAGAAAATCGGCGTGACAACATTTGTAATAAAACACACGCAAAGCTGAATGGCTGGCATCGTTCTTGTCACTGTCACCTCTGAGACGGGACGCTCCGTATTTACCTGTAGACCGCGGCGCCTCAGGATATTGGGTTCATCCATCATagaagacaataaaagaaagcCCGGCTCAGTCAGCCCATGCTGCGCTTCGTCTTCTACCCGCGAGCGCTGATAAAGTccttgctgttgctgctgctgctgctgctgcggatgcgccacctcctcccccttcccccctccctctcttcctctcctcctcctcctcctctccggaTCGAGCTGCACGATCGGTTCCTGATCACCTGatcgggaggaggaggaggagggggggtattattataaaaaaaagatgCTTTGTTTTCACCCGCTTATTCTGAATCAGATCAGACGGGTCCAGGATCTGTTTAACAGTTCTGTAGGGCGaccagcgcgcacacacatatgcacacacgtGTCTCCAGATGTTTTGCTGCATGCAGAGTCATTTCCTGCATACTACACCGATGTTGTTagtttacattaaatgtcaccccccccccccccccccccccccccccccccccccccccccccccccccccccccccccccacgtgtAAAATAACACGGGCTAAGTGTGACAAACAAAGGCATGATGGTGAATCAGCTGAGCCTTGAAGCACAGTTACAGTGATTGATCTGTGGCCGTCACACAGTGGTACGACCCTCACACAAAGTGTCCTTTATTGTAAGCTAAAGGGATGTAAATCCTTCCTTGTTCCGGTGGGACGGAAATCAGGTTTACGTTTcaaacttgttaaaaaaaaatcttaaatcATAACTTCTTCTGCCAATAACCAAGGGATCAAGGtgtaaaaatcactgcagatcACTGTTGTGAAAATGAATCTTggtgtgttgtttttacagcgtTTAATAGTTTTCCTGTGACTAATGTTATAATCATATAATAATCTGCTTACAAGGAACTGATTTGTTTAAAAAGCTTTGCCTTTCACCAGGCTGGTGAGTTTTAATGCAGAAGTCTGACACACAATCAGTTGCTCCGTGCTCATTAGTGCAACCATTGAGGCATGAAAGTCGGCTTTAACTCTCCTTGGCctcttttgtatttttgtatttgtttcctCTCAATCCATAACCTATTATATAGTCTGATTATTCTCTGATGCTGCCTGGACACAGAAGTCTCATTCACAATGTGTGTTGCCTCTGGATAACGATGAGTGCTAAGCTATTATCTGTCTGTAATGCAGCTTAGCGCCCACAAGGGGGCGCCACATGCACGCGACTGTGTACTTTGTAAACTTGACACATTCAGGGTTTCTTGACCTCTGACACTCGCATAGTTGTTGTGTGCGGTTAGTTAGAACCTAGATTTAGACTGGAGACCTGGTGGGGGTGCCCTCACCTCTCACCCAATGACACCTGGGATTTACCCTCACCTGAGTGACTAACATGATGGCATGAAGGGTGGCTGTAATAGCTGTGGGGAACCTCCAGCACGTCCACAACCCGCACAAGGTTGAACACTTCCTTTAAAGTCTGTAGCAATAAAGCGGCTATTTTACAGAAGTGAAGAAACACCTCGAAAGACAGAGCAGTACGATAAAGGAGGATTTTGCGTGGgaactcattcattcattcatgtgtttGGGAATCGCGGCACAGCTCCATGCGGCAACACGCTGCAATCGCCTCCGTCACCTGACTCCGTGCCTCCATGAGAGACTGCAGCGGTGCCAGCTCGCATGAGTCACGTTACACCTTTCACACGCCTTCAACCTGCGCGGCGAGCGCACCGGGGAACCACGTGACTGTTTCATCGCGCAGCTGACTCACCGCTCAGAAATCCGCACATTTCCAATTAAATCCTCGGCTCTTGCATCAGAAAAATCACGCTTTTGGGACATGTTACTATACGGCATGACAACGAACCACGGGTCCGAGGAGTGGTTTCCAACCCAGACGAGCACGGCTGGTGCTGATGAGACGTTATTATAGTTGTTGAGACGCGGATGATCGACGACATAATTCAGCAGATGTGCGTTTTTCGCCGGTCGTCTCCAAATCATGAAACCCTGTTTGCGGGTTGCATCAGCTCGGAGCGGTGACATTTAATAACTCCTCAAACCAGTGCGAACGGGCGAACGGGGGCCGTTTATggctttattactttattacatcTGAAAGTATACATTAACATGTAACACGGCTTTTTATAAACCACCTATGATGTACAATCCTTACTGTCCAGCTGTGGAAAAGCACAGTAATACTTCTCCGTAACGATGATGTCGATGTCGATAATTGGTGGAATCGCGTGGAAAAGTGGGTCAGTTACACAAATGTCAACAGAACAGGGTGAGGAAACAGCGCTGCAATCGAGAAAAAGCCACAGAAGAGACCCACTTCTAATTATACACTGCCAAATACTTGGCCTCCATCCACCCAGGAGTCACAGTTGCCCCGGTGTGTTTTCAGTCCAACGCTCAGGCTGTTTAGCCATAAATGACATTCACTGCTCCTGCATTAGAAATGTCATGAGGGGACTACATAAACCTGGCCTTGTCCCAGACGCACAACAGATACGCTGCTTGTTTATCCAGTTTTTAAACTTGACCTTGACTTTTTGCCTCCAGACTGAGGGATGACACAAAGATCATCATTTTATATGCATTTAACTCTTGTAGCTTGTTACAATTGAACCCGTTGCCTCTAGTCCGTCGTGGATCTGTGGCACATTCTGACCTCTGACCaggttgcacacacacagattcgcGGCCTTACATAAATAAACGCTCACATTATCATTAACCATGGAGCAGCTGACTTAATTGGACATTGTCAGTTTTCTTAGAAATGAGGACATATGGTGGTTGTTTGGTTAAGTGACGTGTAAGCGGACAGTCATGGTGATGTAGCATGTTGCTCTACCTtcagtccccccccccacccctcttcCCTGTGATCTCACACACAGTGAGCTCATAAAAGTGGAAGGAGGCGGAAGCAAATTAACTCCGCAGATTCGGAATTTGATAGGTGACATGTTGCcgacacacaaaaaaagtgtTGCCTTCTAATAACATATGGGCCCAGCTGAGCCCATCACAGGCTCACCTTACCAGGCAGGGGTGTGGCAAAAACCGGCGCTctataaataaaagcatgtcaAGAATTTCATTCATAACACAGACGAGCCTCGTCCGCCCGCTCGCACGCGGCTCTGCGCTCTTCACCCGGACCCACCTGGCAGAATCACCATGCTCCGATCAGCGCGCCGACCCGCGggccttgtgctgctgctgctgctctccctctccAGGGTGGGGCAGAGCCGGCCTCGGGCGCCCGGAGGAGACGGGCCGGGCCGGAGGGCCCAGCTCCTGGAGGCGCTGAGGGCGGGGATCCTCAGCTCGCTGGGCGTGGACAGGGAGCCCAGACCGAACCGGGCCGCTCCGGACCAGGACCTGGAGCGAATGTACCAGCTGTACAGAGACGCGCTGAGGGAGGCCAGAGGCAACGCCAGCCGCCGCGCGGGAGAAACCTGGCAGTTTGCCGTCCTCCATCCGGCCACAGGTGAGACTTTTGTCTGACAGGGAGGCGCCGCCGAGACACTCGCTCAACTCGACCCACGTGAAAAGCCATTTTGAGGCGTTTGAATGCGAGAAGAAAGGAGCCTTTCATCGGCGGCGGAGAGATCTCGCAGTGTGACTTCACCTCTTCAGGTGAAGACAAAAGCTAAAGAACTGGTTACGAGCTCTATAAAAAACTCCCGTCCCCGCAGTTCTGGCGTAAGGACCTCGGCTTCTTGGAAATTTATGCGTGAAAGTCAGAAAAAACTCATCgagtaaacaaagcaaacacattccTCTGAGCTTTTAGGACTCATGAGCGTGTCAGAGGCGCCTCAGACTACTCAGATACTGGTTTGATGTTTTCACTAAGTCAAGAAACCAATGATGAGAAAATTCGACCTACTGTgatgtttaaaatgtgtttgcctCGGTCAAACATTGTGAATCATGACTTAGTGACTTTGGGGTCTAATGTGTCCTCGTGTTTTTCAGTGGAGCTGCTTCATCCACACTCAGCCGGACGGAGGCAGTGGTACCGAGCTGTTTTCCATAAGAACGCTGACCTCCTGAGCGAGCTGACGCTGGCTCGAGCGGAGCTGCAGGTCTCCAGGCAGATCCTGGACAGACCCACGTCGGGTCGGCCGCGAGCGAGACAGGAGGTGAAGGTCCAAATCAACGGGAGGAGTCCGGTCCAGTCCAACATTCTGACCCGGGCCAACGCCTCGAGCGCCTCGGACGCGATGGACGTCACCCCTGAGGTGGAGACCTGGGCGGCAGCTAACGGCCAGACGCTGGTCGTGGACGTGGGGGTGCTGACGGACGCCGGCGCccccccgccccgccccgccaTCTCCCTGGAGGCGGGCCCCGGGCGGAGCGGGCCGCCGCGGAGGCCGCGGCGCTCCAGCGAGGAGGACGAGTGCGACGAGCGCGGGTGGTGCTGCCGCAAGTCGCTGAGCGTGTCCTTCGAGGAGATCGGCTGGACGGACTGGGTGGTGGCCCCGGCCGAGTACACCATGCACTACTGCGACGGCAGCTGCCCGCACAACTACAAGCCGGCCAGCATGCACGCGCAGGTGAAGGCCCGCCTGCAGCAGGCCGCGCGGGGGGGGGCGCCGGGGCCCTGCTGCGTGCCCGCCGCCTACGAGCCCCTGGTGCTCATGCACTACGACAGCAGGGGGCGGCTGAAGCTGACGCCGTTCGACGACATGATCGTCACCAAATGTAACTGCGCCTGAGgccgctggtgtgtgtgtgtgtttaaacgtAACTGGAGCACTTTGACTGGCTGTAAAATAATATGTTACGTTGGCAAAAAAAGAGACGACCCTGTGAATTCTGTGCAACTACTTTGTTTCATGTCGTGtcatctgtttatttgtgtctttatcgtatctatttattttaaagttcTATTTATGGtgttgttgtacagtatttgtagttATTATGAGCACTAGTTACTGTTGTTATTGTACTGTAATACTTATTGTTATTCATTATTGCTGAGTATTTTACTTGTGTTCTGTCTTTTACATTTCGGTTGTGAACTCAGGGAACCTGTGtctgtttcaaaataaacctgtgagCGTGTTAGTGGCTTCCATTTGTGCACTTTCTTTCCTTTACAGAAATCCTTTTCACATTGTGAAACGTCAGGCGGCGTCAGCATCGAAGGGTTTAAAAATGCCTCTTTCCGAAAACCGTGAAGAGGCGAAACTCCCACAGTGTTTTGTTTGACGTGAGCGAGGAGTCCGGGCAGAGCGGCCTCATTGTCTTCGCTGTTACACAACTGCAGTGAGTGTTAACGGCTTCGCTCTCAGATGAAGTCCTGCTGTAAAGTCAGTCAGAGGTTTGACCCCTGGCGTATGTATGTCAAACAGACACTGAAGCACGGTTCATACGCAACTATTTCCCCATGTCGTAtttcaaataaaacagaaatgagaaggagcttctctctgtctgtgcatcAGCAAGATTTTCATATCCTGTCTGTATGTTTCTGCCCACAAAACAGTAGTAACACAGTTTTTAATTGTATTCTTCTTCACATATCGTGAAACCGTCTACTTTTTTGTGGTGCACATTTCGCCTGTCTGTGATGTAAAAGCATATTTTTGCACTTTGTTATGCATTTACATTTAGTGTAGACTTGTGGgaaacaacacaagcagctttGGTGTAACAATTTCAAGGAAGAtgacagagcaaaaaaaaaatccaaaacaaacaaaacagagttGATAGAATGTTCAGCCGTGGTCTCGGTGCCTCCTGCTCAGAGGAATCATGAAACATGAGCCCAAAACCTGTCACACCACTTTTATTAGGAATTTTATCTTTTGAAATcacaattttacattttattttcaccAAAAATTGCAAAATTAATGTTTAAATACAATGTgtttgttgtacagtatatacagtagcagaTGATGCAACTTCTGTTAGCAGTGTCCTCATCCATAGAGTCCCTGAGCCTGCTAAGTATAGGAAATGTGATAAAGTTCACCGATTGGGCAAACCTTAGAAAGATTACTGCTATATACCACATCTATATACAtatgtaaaataatatatataatgataCAACACTTCTGCTAAATAAATGTCAAAATGAAAGTGAGTGAACCATTCAACGGCTCAGAGCTGTTGGCACATGTCTGATTTGTACAGTGCCAAAAACAAAGacgtataatatatatatatatatatatatatatatatatatatatatatatatatatatatatatatatatatatatatatatatatatatatatatatatatatatatatatatatataacataaacATAGTAAAATCTTTTGTTTTGCCTCCAAGTCTGGAGCAGCGACATGTTTCACCCGTAAGGTTGGTTTTTTGCTTGTGttgcagagggagcagcagcaggttcaggccTTCAGCCACACGCGTCCCATCACGACTGGGGCGTGATGTACACGTCGTCCTCCTGGGAGTCTGGGAAGAGGGCGAGGTTACACACCGGGTCGTTGTTGTATATGGCCTCGTCTACGTAATCACACTGCAGGTACGGATCCTCCTCGGGCTCGTGCGACGGTCTGAGGAGAAACAACGTGCGGGGAATGAGGAATGTGGCGCGAGCGGCGCTTGAGAAAGTCCTCGTGAGCGCAGCTGATTCATGCGCTCGAGACGACGACGACGCCTGCTGAGTTGTGTGCATGCGGTGTCTTACAACATTACAACAGCCAAATGTGGAAATTCACAGCATGCACCCAGTGTTTCTTCACTGCTTCTAACCCTTCTGCTCTACAAGTGCTGAAGTGTCATGTGAGGCTTAAATTCAGTATTTCCCTGGATTTAAGCCCGAATTGTATTTGCCCTGACTGTGAAAAGCGCctacattaataaaaacacacctgctgtgGTTGATGGGAGGCCTGTTGCACGCGGACGTTCCAGTGACGTTCTCATAAATGGGGCTCTGTCCTGCCGACGACTCCCTGTACATGCTGGTGTAGGGATGGGAAGCGTCGCGCGCTGCCTCCGACGCGTCTTCTTTCTTCTGGCTTCGGTCTCGTCCAAACTGCACCGTCCTCCTTTTGCCGTGGCGTCTGTACGCGATCACGCCGAGCGCGACTCCGAGGAGCAGAAAGACGAGCGTGAGCCCCACGGCCAGACCCGCGGAGACGGGACCAGAGCTGGTTCCGTTCGTCTGGACGGGAGATGGTACCGCAAAGGTGGTGACGTTCATGATCTGAACAAGTGAAAGTTAAAGAATGAAAGTGAGTAACTGCAGTTTATTTACACGGCCATGAGCAATTATTGGCTGATTATCATTATATTATTAGCTTATTGAAACAACTGTAAGTCATTTATTCATGCGCAAACACACAATCTTCATTAATTTAAACTCTTTGTTCTTTTCAAAATTCACAGTTGATTCAATGTAAAACAAATAGATATTTTTAGGCCAATTAGAACACTGATCTTACCGTTACGGGCTCCTCTGTGGGTCGAGGTCTGCATGGAGAGTGAAGTCACACGCTTTCACTTAGGTGCCTCGCACTTGAAACAATGAAGTTCCCTTTTCTTGCAATCATGGAGGGGGCGACCAAAAAAAGCCGAAACCAGAGGATTTCCTGTAAATGTTATTTCTGATCATCACAGCTGCTGACCGGAGCTGCTTTTTGTCAAATTGAACATTTATGAGTCAGAGAACAGGAGCGGGTGCGTGTTCATTCTAACTCAGCGGgacattgttttattgttaggtTTCCTGCCTCCACTGGCATAAAAAATGAGGATTTAAAGAAACGAAGGAAACAAAGTTTTAGATGCAATAAAAACTGGGATCCACTGAAACTATATAAACGCAGGCTTATCGTCCAGGATCTCTAGCTCCCCCTACTGTCAGCTCCGTGCCATACGCAGCAGATACCCAGCCACCAAGTTGAATGACTCACCCACATGTATATGTTCTCCAGACGCTACTGTAAACACAGTGATGATGAACTGATGCTGGACCCTTCAGGCTTTACTGCCCTGTCAATGTCACATCAGTCGGGCTGTGGTGCATAAACCCCTCATCGTGACGATTACTGCACATTTGTGCAGAATCCACAATCACTAATCTACAGACATGTTCAAAAAGTAATAGGTTCACACGCATCCATGTTTAGTATGATGTCAACAAATGTAAAGGCCTGAGTGTCCCCATCCAGCTGTTAGTGCTCTGTTAATGTGTCCCAACACTGACCCAGATCAGCTGTTTTCTTAAACTTTGTCCCAGTGACACCGTGTTCACCTGAGCTTACACCACAAAAGGCCACAGTGGCCAAGAATCATTGGGCGATTAAAACACACTAGGCGCCGTTCCAGACTCTCAGGTTTACCTCATCTAGTGAAGCGAAACCTTCCCTCTTCCGAGGTTTTGCTTCTGTGCTGTTAATAACATTGCAGCATGTTTGAATAAGATAAACATTAGTAATCTGTGACAAAGGACAGCTGGAAAATCCTCCAAAGCCTGTGGTTTTCCtcactgcaacacacagacgcagctcaAAGGCTTATTCAGCAATAAGACAACAATCAGACGCCTTCATTCCACCTGCCCTGGAGTCGCTGCGTCTTCCACGTTTCCATGGTTACTTTACAACTAAATTACACTGCTCTAAATGGCCGACGAAACAGCTCCACTCTGCCGTCGGcgtctgtaaaaacaaaacaaagcacaaaaaaaacccaacaaaaaacagaaacagtaaTTGTAGGTGGGGTTTTTGGCCTTTGAGCAAAAACAAATGCTTGAGaggttttatgttttcatgtgCATGTGAGTTACTGACTCAGCTCATGAGAGGCTTTCTTGAAATTTGACAGGCTGCCGTAAAGGTGTAATAACTGAGAACTAAACTTCCACAGCAGAGGTGCAACAAGAATGAACACGTACCGACCTTTTTACCGGATTAATGCAGCAGGTGACGAGAAACATTCCAGAAAAGCTGCCTCTTCCGCTGTCATTTGTCTAGTCACGTTCGACTCCTTTATGAGGTGCTAGACAATGTTGTGACAGTGTGTTCCTCAGTCAGCGGGCCAAGAAATTCTAAAATGAACTTAACAATtaacaatttattattattattattattataaaagtaCTGTTGTTAAATGGGAATTTTCTGTCAAAACACTTTCTTTGCGGTCGTTCCGCAGTCCAGATGTGCGGTGCGCATCCAGTACACCCCCGCTTAGCGACTCGATCAAACATAGTCTGTCAAATCAGACAGCGACAACCTAAAGTGTACCGGAAACTAAACGGGCtgggcttcaaaataaaagcacaacattttactTTGGAGCAGACTATGCCTGTGGTTAATCAGCTGGTCGGTCATAGGACAGCTGATAAAGTCTTTGATGAGCTTCGGTGAAACATGAAAAAACGACATTTGGCGCTCAGATGATGTTGAACAACTGCTCTGCATTCGATATTTTTTCAGATGTTTGTGCGTAAAAAAGATTATTATACTTTTTATAATGCAAGaaaccatatatatatatatatatatatatatatacatacatatatatatatatatatatatagatatatatatatatatatatatatatatatatatatatatatagtatatatacatatatatatatatagtatatatatatatatatatatacatatatatacatatatatatatatatatatatatatacatatacatatgatATACCATACAAATAATAATAGGAAAAACGAGTCAGTAAAAAAATTAATTCTCAtacaatatttaatttatttattttaagaaaatgACAGCGAGCAGGTGATTGTTATCACAGAGCATTTTTTCTTCAGTCTTCACGTGGTTAAGATTTtcagtgacacacactcacactgtgcTTTATCCTTTAAATCTAAAGGTTTGGCCCTCACGCCATCTATAATCACCTGATGCTCATCTGATGCCTCTGGGGCTTTCGTGTTCTGCTGGACAgacctctgctcctctttgGTTTTTGCCTCCCCGGCGTTTTGTTTGCACTTATTCCTACACCTCTAGCCGGAAGTTCAGACTATTCATTCGGGTTATCTTGACATTGACCATTGAAGGAAAACGGAGCAGAAGAGCGAAACATGGCGACTTCGAACAATCCGCGGAAATTCAGCGAGAAAATCGCTTTACATAACCAGAAGCAGGCGGAGGAGACGGCGGCGTTTGAAGAAGTGATGAAAGACCTCAGCATTACGCGCGCGGCGAGGGTAACGGAACCGGTTCTTGTGCTTTTCCACGTCCCCCTCTCGGTTTTGTTTTACAGCGAGCTGTCAAATCTGCGTTAGCGGCGCGGCGGCTGCACGCAGCCGCGGCGGGAGAGGTAAACAATAACAAAGGAGGACGCGTCCCGCCTGCCGCGGTCCGCCGctcccggcggcggcggcggcgagcgcggGTGGCGCGAGGTGACGGTCCCCGGAGCTAAAAATGGATCGCGCGCACCTCCGTCCGACAAACTTAGTGCGAATTTTGTCCCACGCAAGTGGAAGGCGGaggggcgtgcgtgcgtgtttgcgcGCGTCCAACTGCGgctggggtttttttttcagagagGGGTTGATTGAAAGAAACGGCGGTTGACCATCCACATCTTTAACGACACCCAGTAATTCGCGTGTGGGCACGATGGCACTGATGTCTGTCGAGGCGTGCGCGCGCACCGGGGCTTTGTAAACTTGTCGGACAGGTCCTCGGGCCCGTGCACGGGTCCGCAGCCGCTGACATGTACACCAAAGATGACGGCCAGCAGATTATGTGGCTTTTAAGCCACGCACGGAGCAGGCCTTTGGAATAAACCCCGCGGAGGCAGGGCTTCGGCGGCGACTGTTGCTGAGTGAAAGCTTGATTGACAGGCTGCGTCCGACTGCGCCGCAAACATGGCACCGCTGCATTGTCTTTTGTATTCTGCAACTGTCGGGATGAGGAGAGGCCAGATGTGCACGCGGGGAAGCGGTTCGCCCCGCGTCTTTGCATATGTCATGCACACGTGTGCTGTTTTTCCACAATGCTTCCAATGTCAAATGATTAACTAGTCAGAACTACTCCTACTCATCTTCCTCAGCGCAGGTGTAAATGCTGTCCCTAGCGATGGCCGAGTTCCATTTAGTTTCTGCGCCCGTTTGCGCTGGCTCACTGCCAGTGGAACAGCTGATGGCGGTCAGCGACGACGCGGTGGAtcttattgtttttgttaatcCATcgctccgtgtgtgtttgtgtgtgtgtgtgtgtgtgtcacagttacTGGGTTGTTACAGCGCGTAAGCGTCAGTCAACACGCGTATGCATCTAAACAGACGCACGGAAAACACACCAGCGACGCAGGCGGAGGAGTCGATCTAATCTGATTTTCCACCTCCTCGACAGTAATGAACGGGAGAAAATTGAATCGAGCTGGTTCGGGTTCTCTGCGGCCGATGCAAATGAAGGGAGTTTGCTTTGGAAATTCACTCGCACGACTTCAGCCCCTCTTAATTCCCCCTGAAGTGTTTTACTTCCACCTTTAATTTCACACCGCGTTGAAGTTATTACGTTCACACTGTGAAATAATGATACAATAATGACGTTTGCAGATGTAGCAGCTTTGTATTTCGCTTATTCAAATAGATGCGGGGTCTCATTCATTTTGAGTTAACAAGTTGTGCACTTCAAACAGCTGGTCAGTACTTAAGTGTGACTAGGGTTTGACATTAATAGACCTTTCCTTTTTAAAGCCAACCTCTCATCATACCTGTCGTTGTTTGGTGTTTCAGTTACAGTTGCAGAAGACTCAGTACTTGCAGCTGGGCCAGAACCGCGCTCCTTTCTACGGAGGATCCTTACCCAACGTCAATCAGATCGGAAACAACACAGTTGAAGTGCCTTTTCAAGTGAGTGCTCGAGGATCATTCACATATCCGCGTCAAAGACAGTCACAGATTCCACCTGGAGCGTTGGGAACAGAAGGAAAGGCTTCATTTGTTACCGTTTGTTTGCTTGTCAGACTTCAGGGCTGGACACAAACAGATCAACGCGACACCACGGCTTAGTGGACAGAGTCTGCCGCGACCGGAACCGCATCACGTCCCCCCACCGAAAACCAATATCTGTCGACAAACACGGACGCCAGATATCCTTTAATGACATCATATTGTGATTTGTGTCCATCTTCATTTTTATAATAACTTTTTAGTCAGCTCTCATTTAACATTATATTAAGTTCCATTACATTGAAGTTCAGCccatacacacccacacaatgTGTGTTCAGGCCACATAAGTACAAACATCTGTGGAGGTGTGGAGCAGCTTAAATCACCCTGAAGTGGAGCCAGGGTTCTTTTAAATGCTGCCTGCTCTCAAGCAAACAAAGTGGTCACTTGTATGAAATTAgaagaaaatgttttgtttcatgttttgtaGTGAGAGTTCAACAAtagacgttgttgttgttgttgttgttgttgttgtgggaaTCGGCTGCTGGGACCTGAGTCCTTCAGATGTACGGATGACCTACATTCTGTGGGgcgcctgaacgcctcacacgCGGTGCTACATTTTGTGATTCATGCTCTCGTCT contains:
- the LOC114844959 gene encoding bone morphogenetic protein 2-A, which translates into the protein MLRSARRPAGLVLLLLLSLSRVGQSRPRAPGGDGPGRRAQLLEALRAGILSSLGVDREPRPNRAAPDQDLERMYQLYRDALREARGNASRRAGETWQFAVLHPATVELLHPHSAGRRQWYRAVFHKNADLLSELTLARAELQVSRQILDRPTSGRPRARQEVKVQINGRSPVQSNILTRANASSASDAMDVTPEVETWAAANGQTLVVDVGVLTDAGAPPPRPAISLEAGPGRSGPPRRPRRSSEEDECDERGWCCRKSLSVSFEEIGWTDWVVAPAEYTMHYCDGSCPHNYKPASMHAQVKARLQQAARGGAPGPCCVPAAYEPLVLMHYDSRGRLKLTPFDDMIVTKCNCA